ATCACCCGGGCGTTGGCTTGAAAAGCCCTCTGGGCAATAATCATATCGGTAAATTCAGCCGCTAGATCCACATTGGAAGCTTCCAAAGTACCCGAAAAAATCGACGCAGGTAAATCCTCGCCGGCTCTACCAACCGAAGGGATTCCCGTCGTGCCCGATGTCCGGTAAACATTGTTGCCAACGTGAATCAAACCCTCCGGGTTGTTTATCTTTGCCAGTGCGACTTGGGCGATCAATCTGTTTCGGCCGTTTGTAAATGATCCGATAACTTGCCCCTTTTCGTCTATAGCAAAGGCACTTAGAGTACCGTGTGCTTGCCCGTCCTGAAATGGCAACGTAACCGATGACCTGCCGGCAAATTGGGTAATGCCGCTGAACCCTGTACTATTCTCAAAATCCAAGTTCAGTCTAACCACTGAAGCACCGCTACCCGGAGCGAACTCAAGTAACGATTGACCGTTATCGTAAAATATTGTCTGCAAAGCACCATTGGAGTCGAATGCAATGCTACCGGAACTTCCTTCATTGATGGTTTCATTCCCCGAGAGAGTGACTTCAAAAGTCCATTCACCCGTATTTTCTGTCTTCGTAAAAGTAATGTTTAAAGTGTGTTTGGTACCAAGGCTGTCAAAAACCTCGATGGATGTTGAGGTCTTGGGTGAAAATCCTTTTGAGGTCAACACAAAACCGGGTAGGTCAATTGTTCCCGTATTCCCGGCTCCCGCTGTTAACGTGATCGTTGTATTACTTTCCCCGAAGTTGAAGTCAGTGAGTAGAATTTGACCAGTAGAGAAAGATGCGGTGCCAGCGAATGCGCTATCGATAACTGCAACTAGATCATCGACAGTTGTTCCATCCTGTCCCGCTCCTGAACCATAAGTAAACGTAGCGGCAACCGGGGTGCCGTCAAAGTTGGTACCGCCAATGACAATCGTATCCCCTGCTGCCAGTACCACGGTTGTTTGAGCCAAAGCATTAAGATCCGTGGTACCTATTGCGGGAACGCCTGTTGTGGCTAATGTAAATGTTTTACTAGCCGTCCAAACTTGCCTGATGGGTGTGGCAGTGGCATCCAAATTACCAGCGATACCGACATTTTCAGTAGCAATTGCAGGTGAAATTACCGAAGCGTCGAAGACAATATTGCCCAACGCGGCTGTCCCGGAAAGCTCACCTGTTTGGTCGGCCGTCCAACCTTGAATGCTCAAACCGTTAGCACTCACCAGGCGTCCATTGCCGTCAAAATGCAAGTTACCCGCACGTGAATACAGTTCGCCGCTGCCATCATTAAAGACAAAAAAGCCGTCGCCTTCAATTCCTAAATCGGTTTGCTTGCCGGTGGTTTGAAGAATACCCTGGCCAAAGTCTCGCTCAATACTATTCGTACGAACACCCAAACCAATTAGAATGGCGTTTTGTGTGCCAGCTGAAGATGATCCGGATGTACCTTGCAAAAGTTGTCCGAGCTCTTCGGCAAAAGTAATTCGTGACGTTTTAAAACCGATGGTGTTAATATTGGCGATATTATTACCAATAACATCCATCTTTAACTGGTTGTTTGATAAACCAGAAACACCTGCAAACAATGCTCGCATCATGGTGTTGGTCCTCCAAGTTAATTAATTTAACAAATATCCACTGCTTCAATCGTTCCACAGTGGAGGACCTCCCCGAGGGGGCCAGTCCCGTTGATTTTACATTATAAAAGCGCTATCTATATTGGTAAAAACTTTACCCATTTCCTGCGGCGATTTCTCGACTGCGGTCACCACGATCTTATTCTTGACATTGACGATCAGCGCCAGGTTGTCCATCACCACCAGCCCTTCTTTACTGCCTTTCTGCTCCAGGGTCTGCACAGCTTGATTCAGCTTGGAAATATGGTGCTGCGTCAAAACGATGTTGCGCGAGGCCAGCCTATCTGAAGCATGGGCGGAAAATTTGACTGCCGGAGCTTGACCGGATAGCTTGCTTCTTAATACATCAGCAAAAACAGTCCGGCTGGTTTCTCGGTCTTGGCCGACTCCGGAATTCGGGGAAGGCGGTTGCGCAGGAATAGAATTTATTAAATGTTTTATTTCCATGACTATCCATCATTTCCAATTGATTCTCTTCTCACTTGACTTTGAGAAGCACCCGGGTTGAAGCCGATTTCAAAAACATCAGCCATGCTGATTTCAATATCGCCCAGGAGCAGCATGGCGGCGCCGTTGTTGTAACGAATGCCGCTAATCAGCCCTGAAATAAACGTCAAAGCGCCGATATCATTCCCGCTGCCATCCTCAGCGGCAACTGAGAATTGATAAACGCCTTCCGAAAGTTCATTACCGGAATTGTCTTTGCCATCCCACGCGAACGAATGGTCTCCGCTCGTCTGGCCGCTCAACTCAACAGTCCTTACAACAACCCCATTCGTATCGGTAATATTAATTGTTACTTTCTGCGCCGTGGATGCAAGACGGTAGTGCATTTCCGCGTCCTCACCCGCAGTTTTCGTCACAGAATTGCCGATTGCTTTGACCTTGTTTCCAATCAAAGTGGTCGCCAACGTGTTGTTCAGCGCCTGGTTGAGCAGTAGATCCATTTCCAGATTATTTTGGAGATTGATGTTCATGTTTTGCAGCTGCTCGAGTGAGCTGAATTGCGCGAGCTGTGCCGCAAAATCTCCCCCTTTGGTCGGATTGAGAGGATCCTGATTTCGCAATTGCGCCACAAGGAGTCTTAAAAAATCGTCCTTGCCCAGAACACCTTCCTGGCTGGACCCAAAAAGACTCTGAGATTGATTTGCCACTGGTGTTATATCCATTACGTTGTCTCCTTTTTTAGCTGTTGGCTGTTGGCTTTTAGCTGTTGGCCTTGAACTTGACTGATAAGGTTATTTATCATCTTTTGCTCTTTGTTTAACTGATCCAAATTACTTTCATATCTTCAGCTGAGATCATAGATAGTTCTAACAGCTAAATGCCAATAGCTGAATAGTTATGCCAAAACTTCTATCGAATTATAACCAAAATCCCTTTGCCTGCTCACTGGAATCGCTTCTTTGGCATAAGAAGAAATCGAATGTTCGAGATTTGAATTTTTCTCTCTAAACTCTCGTTCATTTTGTGCCGTCTGCCATTCATTCCTATGATCAGCATTTTCATTCTTAACAGACACTTCCAACTTACCGACTTCAATCCCCTCTTTTATCATCTGATCCAGAAGGGGTCGAAGCTGGGTTTCCAGCATTCTTCTAGCCTCGATGTTGTCAACATTGATATGTAGATTGATTTTATCTTTCTGTTTAACGGCGTCAACCAGCAAACTTCCGAGTTTTTCCACATCAAGTTGAATTTCAAGTTTTTGTCCCGCAGTGTTTGATTGCAAGTTGGCGAACTCCAGAATTCTCTGAAGCATTTGCGGCAGATGTGAACGCTCAACCGTGCCCGAACCCACTAATTTGCCGCCCAGAAAATCGAAGTTGACATTGTTACTCGCCAAAACGGGCTGAGTTGGCCGCTCACTTTCACTCAAGATTGACGCAAAGAATTCGCCTGAATCACCTTCAATATTTTCGAGAATTTCACCCAGTGATTCCCGGCTGCCGCTTAAATCATTTTTGAGTTTTAATTTATCTTCCCGCAGAGCTAATGTGCGGCTGTCTTGCTGAAAGTTCTTCCCTCGAGCGCTAACCTGATTTTTGCTCAGTTTACTTGAAGCCTTTCGTCGACTATTAGAAACTTTCGCCGTTTGACTTTTCACGGGAGTTGCCGAACCCAATAAGACATCCATAAGCTGTGTAAATTTCTTCAAAGCAACAAGTTGGGTCGATTCTTTTGGCTGTAGAATGGTCTTTTCTTTAGCAGCAGTTTCCAAAGTTTCGTCTAACCGGGAGTCAAGTTTAAGATTCAAAGCTCCTTTGTTATTTCCTGTCTTAATTTCTTTGACTTTCAATCCTGATTTTGCCAGATGTTGAGTCAGCCAATCCCTGGCCTGAGATGAATCCGTTCGGAGAAGCACACTTCCATCCTCAACATCCCTGCTCATCTCGACAGAAATTTTTCCGTGAGTCTCAACTTCCATTTGCACCTGAATCTGGTTCTGCCCGGATTTCGATGGAGCTTGCAAAATAGACTCCACTATTTCACGGATGCTCTGAATTGCTTGCGAAGTAGTAAGCTTAGAGTTCAGTTTAAACTGTCCGTCAAACCCTTTGCCCCTTTTACTCGTACCGACTTCCTTAACCCGGATGTCAAGATTTTGAATCCCTCGTCCCAAACGTTCTGAAAGCAAATTTTTAGCGGAATTTGAATCCACAGTTAGCTTAAGATTGGGTTTTCCCCTTGAGATTTCGACCTCCGCCTCGATATCACCGAGTGAGTCCGTTTGTAATCCAAACTGAAGTTTACTTGAAATTTTGGCAGAAGCCTGAGTAACTGCTTCGACAACTTTCTCAACTGTCGCTACAGCCTGAGACGGCGTAATTTTACCGCCTACTTTGGCCAACGGCGCAACGCTCGATACCTTTTTACCGGCGTTTTTTCCAGCGCTTCTAACGAAAATTTTCAAGTCAGATGATTTTACAATCAAAGGGGTCAATTGTTTTTTAAGCACATTTCCTGCAGCTTGAGAATCGACGCCGACATTTAATCTTATTTTATCTTTACCGCTTTCAATCTTGACTGAGACTTTACCAAGCGACTTTATATCCAAATTCAAAGGTTGCTTGAAATTCAAAACGGTTGAATGCGAATAGCGAACCTCAACAACTTTCTTCTGAATCGTTTCAATCGCTTGTCTCATCGAAACCTTAGGTGTTTGGCGATCCCTCATTAGACCATTCTTGATTTCTAATTTGACCGGCATTTGAGTTAGCTGAGTATTCTGCCCAGGTTTTGCTATAAAAAATCTAATCTTACCTTCAGAGAAACCTGTGGATTTAAGCAACCCAGTTTTAAAATTCTCAAGCGTTTGTTTAGACGGCAAACCAATCTGAACCAGCAGCTTGCCATTCACACTTTTTAAATCGACGGCGACCTTTCCAATCGACTCGACGTTTAACTCGATTTTCTGTCCCAGGTTATTGGCTTTCACAGGCAGTTTTCCGCTACCCTCAATCAGCTCTTTAATAACTCCAAAAACCTGAGTAGCAGAAAGCTGACTGCCTAAAGCTGACGACTGAAAGCTGTGAGTTGAAAGCTGATTACTGAAAACTGATTTTTGAAAACTAAAAACCGGCCCAAATTCAATCTGGTCAAACAAAGGTGCCAATTCCGCAATGAATAACTCTGAAACATCGAGGTGCTCCTCATTAAGCCCGACCTTCAGTTGATTCTTTGCGGGCTCAATTTCGAAAGAAATCTTACCCAGGGATTTGGAGTTGAATTGGAAAACTAACGGCTTTTGAGATTTACCTGCCTGCGTTTTGAAACTTTGAACGATTTGTTTAATCGAAAGCAATTCTGAATGTCCTAAACCGCGGGGACTAAAATCGGCGAATTGTTTTGTCATTGAATTCAGGAAGCTCAAGGAAGCCGCTCCATTTTTGTGGGAATTCAGGGCACCCAGCCTTGAATTCATGAGCTGTTGAAAATTTAGAGAAGAGGGTTTCACACCCAAAGTTGCCGGCAAATCATGACTGATCTTTGGACTTGCCGTTAGGCCCTCTGCAGTATTTGAAATTTTAAGGAAGCTGCTCAGCATTTTACTTTTTAGTCCCGGCTAATTCACTCATTAGCTTGCCGGCCCGTTCGGGCTTCAACGATTTCAGGAGATTTGCTTTGTCCTTTTTCTTCGCTTTGTCATAAATGATTTTGACCACTTGATCAGATAAGTTTTCAAGTATCGGACCTAAAATATCGGCTTTCATCGAACTCAATGTTTTTGCTAACTCCTGAAGCTCTTTATCATTATTCGCCTGTTTTGCATTGAAATTCTTGAGCTTTTCTATTTTCTTTTTCAGCTCTTCTTCATTTTTGTTTACCTTTTCGAGCCGCCAATTCTGCTGCAAAATCATTTCATCGCGCTCTTTCAGTTGTATCACAAAGTCGGCCATCTGGTTTAGCATCCCGCCAACAACCGCCGCCAGGGAATCGATTTTTTCAACATAAGAGGAATCGTCGGCTATGAGGGCGTCCCGGTGATACTCCGTATAATTGAGAAACGGCACTTCCTCGGTTTTTTCGATGACTGTGTCCTTGCGCACATACATAAACGCCACCATGCCAGCGAAGGCTATAAAATAAAAAGATACCCAAAGTACTAGTT
The sequence above is drawn from the candidate division KSB1 bacterium genome and encodes:
- a CDS encoding flagellar hook-length control protein FliK, with translation MLSSFLKISNTAEGLTASPKISHDLPATLGVKPSSLNFQQLMNSRLGALNSHKNGAASLSFLNSMTKQFADFSPRGLGHSELLSIKQIVQSFKTQAGKSQKPLVFQFNSKSLGKISFEIEPAKNQLKVGLNEEHLDVSELFIAELAPLFDQIEFGPVFSFQKSVFSNQLSTHSFQSSALGSQLSATQVFGVIKELIEGSGKLPVKANNLGQKIELNVESIGKVAVDLKSVNGKLLVQIGLPSKQTLENFKTGLLKSTGFSEGKIRFFIAKPGQNTQLTQMPVKLEIKNGLMRDRQTPKVSMRQAIETIQKKVVEVRYSHSTVLNFKQPLNLDIKSLGKVSVKIESGKDKIRLNVGVDSQAAGNVLKKQLTPLIVKSSDLKIFVRSAGKNAGKKVSSVAPLAKVGGKITPSQAVATVEKVVEAVTQASAKISSKLQFGLQTDSLGDIEAEVEISRGKPNLKLTVDSNSAKNLLSERLGRGIQNLDIRVKEVGTSKRGKGFDGQFKLNSKLTTSQAIQSIREIVESILQAPSKSGQNQIQVQMEVETHGKISVEMSRDVEDGSVLLRTDSSQARDWLTQHLAKSGLKVKEIKTGNNKGALNLKLDSRLDETLETAAKEKTILQPKESTQLVALKKFTQLMDVLLGSATPVKSQTAKVSNSRRKASSKLSKNQVSARGKNFQQDSRTLALREDKLKLKNDLSGSRESLGEILENIEGDSGEFFASILSESERPTQPVLASNNVNFDFLGGKLVGSGTVERSHLPQMLQRILEFANLQSNTAGQKLEIQLDVEKLGSLLVDAVKQKDKINLHINVDNIEARRMLETQLRPLLDQMIKEGIEVGKLEVSVKNENADHRNEWQTAQNEREFREKNSNLEHSISSYAKEAIPVSRQRDFGYNSIEVLA
- a CDS encoding flagellar hook-basal body complex protein, whose product is MMRALFAGVSGLSNNQLKMDVIGNNIANINTIGFKTSRITFAEELGQLLQGTSGSSSAGTQNAILIGLGVRTNSIERDFGQGILQTTGKQTDLGIEGDGFFVFNDGSGELYSRAGNLHFDGNGRLVSANGLSIQGWTADQTGELSGTAALGNIVFDASVISPAIATENVGIAGNLDATATPIRQVWTASKTFTLATTGVPAIGTTDLNALAQTTVVLAAGDTIVIGGTNFDGTPVAATFTYGSGAGQDGTTVDDLVAVIDSAFAGTASFSTGQILLTDFNFGESNTTITLTAGAGNTGTIDLPGFVLTSKGFSPKTSTSIEVFDSLGTKHTLNITFTKTENTGEWTFEVTLSGNETINEGSSGSIAFDSNGALQTIFYDNGQSLLEFAPGSGASVVRLNLDFENSTGFSGITQFAGRSSVTLPFQDGQAHGTLSAFAIDEKGQVIGSFTNGRNRLIAQVALAKINNPEGLIHVGNNVYRTSGTTGIPSVGRAGEDLPASIFSGTLEASNVDLAAEFTDMIIAQRAFQANARV
- a CDS encoding flagellar protein, producing the protein MEIKHLINSIPAQPPSPNSGVGQDRETSRTVFADVLRSKLSGQAPAVKFSAHASDRLASRNIVLTQHHISKLNQAVQTLEQKGSKEGLVVMDNLALIVNVKNKIVVTAVEKSPQEMGKVFTNIDSAFIM